Proteins from a genomic interval of Phlebotomus papatasi isolate M1 chromosome 3, Ppap_2.1, whole genome shotgun sequence:
- the LOC129807152 gene encoding uncharacterized protein LOC129807152 codes for MSRQLNKRASFSQKEKLMDYIETHMDLMSKPKEPDLCFRIKEEWKKLGDILNSIRGSTKSASEWKQYLNDWKRRTSKKYQAVNASMQRSGNYDYNFLMNQFEEIDQRLIRIMTQEELEKVAGHPSESVTSGMSGAPLYIAGSTRSTSPENEIFVPIQPVSEVWIPKEEDITDEIEASQSSASSPVNVPKLPIPMPERKKPRKQDKIEKLDDKDENDSQMLQEMLAMKKEKLCHLKSMQKIAKKNFKLNLRKEEREDYIFEMLLKKDKREEEEHHIKMQILQAKLDVLKKELNK; via the exons ATGTCACGACAACTAAACAAGCGAgcaagtttttcacaaaaagaaaagttaatGGATTATATCGAGACCCATATGGATCTAATGAGTAAACC CAAAGAGCCAGATCTCTGCTTTCGTATAAAGGAAGAATGGAAAAAGCTGGGAGATATACTAAACTCAATTCGTGGATCAACTAAGTCCGCATCCGAATGGAAACAGTATCTCAATGATTGGAAAAGGAGAACAAGCAAGAAATACCAAGCCGTAAATGCGAGTATGCAAAGATCGGGAAACTATGATTATAATTTTCTAATGAATCAGTTTGAAGAAATTGATCAGCGATTGATTAGAATAATGACACAAGAGGAGTTGGAAAAGGTGGCAGGACACCCTTCTGAATCCGTGACGTCAGGAATGAGTGGAGCGCCACTGTATATTGCTGGATCTACTAGATCCACATCtccagaaaatgaaatttttgttccTATTCAACCTGTTTCCGAGGTATGGATACCTAAAGAAGAGGACATTACCGATGAGATAGAAGCTAGTCAATCTTCAGCTTCATCACCGGTGAATGTGCCTAAACTGCCTATACCCATGCccgaaagaaaaaaaccaaGAAAGCAAGATAAAATAGAAAAGCTAGATGACAAAGATGAAAATGATTCGCAAATGTTGCAAGAAATGCTTGCAATGAAGAAAGAGAAGTTATGTCATTTGAAATCAATGCAAAAGATtgctaagaaaaattttaagttgAATTTACGGAAAGAAGAAAGAGAAGACTACATTTTTGAAATGTTGCTGAAAAAAGACAAAAGAGAAGAGGAAGAACATCATATAAAAATGCAAATCCTTCAGGCAAAATTGGATGTTCTTAAAAAGGAattaaataagtaa